TTGAAACAGTAATAATGAGGTCTTGGGGTGTCACTACATATAAAGAACTACATACATCGTTAACCCAATGATATCAATAGTGTAGAGAGTTGCCTATGGCAGGAGCGGCACAGGGGTCAGCGAGAAACCAATACACGGGGCCAGTGCTCCGAGAGGCGGTAAACACAACAGACGAGCCTCGCTGCGTTCCAAAGACACCTTTACTTTTGGTCAATGAAATCTGCATTTTATAGATTTCCACAAAAGATGCCCCGCCTCCCCGACCCCCGCGCCCCCACCGTTTACGTGTAGGAAAGACATTCTCAGCTCCCAGGTGCTGTAACACCAAGCGGCCGGCCCGGCCTCAGGAAACCGCTAACATGCAGAAGCGCCAAGGAACGGGCCAGCTCACGGAGCTGACGAGACCCCCCTCCACGGGGAGAGTGGAGCCCGAGGCTTCCGGGCCAGCACAACCGCGGCCTCGTTAAGCAACTGCGGACGGAAACGCTCAAACCTGCGCAAAGGCCTCAGGCCCCGAACTCGGCAGACCCCGGAACAGGCCAAACACAACCGGAATTACCGCGGAAGGAGTGTGTGCTCCCCCGGCACCAGCCCCACCGCTCCCTCTGGCGCCCCTAGCGGCCCAGCCCCGCTTGGCTGCACCAGGACGCTCCAGTGTAATCTCCAGACTTGGCGGttgggggtaggggtggagggtgggcagCGTCCTGGGCTGGTGCAGATGTTGGATCAGAAGCTAGTCACGGGCATACGCTGCAAACAGTAAACAAAGGAAGGGTGGTAGAGCATCTAATGTCAGACAAAGGTGATTCCAACACAACATGCATTACTATAGTGGAGAGCTTTTCGTAATTACCAAAGGGTAAATCCGAGAGGCTGAAATGATTCTAAATGGATAAGCATCTATTAACATAGCCACAAAATTTAAAGCAAACATcaacagaagcaaaagacaagTTGGTAGATTTCAGTACATTTTTCTCTGTGTAAGATAgaacaatttcagttcagttcattcattcagtcgtgcccgactctgtgatcccatggactgcagcacgccaggcatccctgtccttcactatctcccggagcttgtcaaactcatgtccacggagtccgtgattccatccaaccatctcatcctctgtcatccccttctcctcctgccgtcaattttcccagcatcagagtcttttccagtgagtcagttcttcgcatcaggaggccaaagtattggagcttcagcttcagcatcagtccttccaatgaatattcagggttgacttcctttcgggttgactggtttgctctccttgttgtccaaaggactctcaagagtctcctccaacatcacagttcaaaagcatcaatagaaCAAGGCAGGACATTAATAAAGCTATAGAATATTTGCACATCATGACTAACAGTCTTGACCTAGTAACTGTCAACTTCAATAATATAACAGCCAGATAGTTTACTGGCAAAAGCAAGTTTACTCAGGAACAGCAACAGAAATTTCGACTTCAGACAAGCAATCTGGTGCCGACTGTAAGCAAACCCACAGGACAAGGACGGAGAACTTGCTTTTATAGGAAAAAGGAGGAGATGGGCGGGGCCGCGATGATCACGGAAGAGTCCATTGGAGGAACTAAGGGTATGGTTGATGGAGGCTTCCCATTGGTTCCGCTGTTGCAGACTGGCTGAGTTGCATGCTGCGGAGAGGTGTCTTTTCTGCTGGAGAGTAAGCAGAGGTTAGTTCCTGTGGGGATGTAGGCCCCTTGTCTGTTCCCCTTGAAGTAAGTGATTATGCATGTAGGGGGAGAGCTCCCCACTTCAGGTCTGTCCCAGCAACaactttagctgctgctgctgctgctgctgctaagtcgcttcagttgtgtccgactctgtgcgaccccatagacggcagcccaccaggtcccctgtccctgggattctccaggcaagaacactggagtgtgttgccatttccttctccaatgcatgaaagtgaaaagtgaaagtcaagtcgctcagacatgtccgactcttagcgaccccatggactgcagcccaccagcctcctccatgcatgggattttccaggcaagagtactggagtgggttgccattgccttctcctgagatTTCTTTAATTCCACATAGCATATGTGAATTATTACATCCAACAAATAAACAATGTTGTCAAGGGACACGGAATAGTCACCAAACATTTGTCCATATGCTTGGGTGTAAAGCAATTCTCAACAATTTCAATGGATTGAAATCTGGAGTATGTATGTGTTTTACCATAGTGACATTAAATAAGAAACtaagaacaaaaattaaaatactcccaaatatttggaaattgagCAATACATTCTTGAATAGCCtaagactaaaaaaaaataatagaaattagaaaatatttatattaaattgcAATGTGTCTGACACATTATTATCTGTGGTATAGTGCTAAAGCCATGCTTATAAAGAGAAATTTGTGATCTGAAATCATATATTAATGGGGAAAATCTGAAAGTCAGAGATCTGGGTATATATttcaagaattagaaaaagaatagcAATCCCCAAAGAAGTAGAAACAGACTAGTAAAATAGAAAtgcacaaaagaataaaaatcaaaagttatttctttgaaaaaataataaaactgataaaccCCTAGAAAGAATGATTATGACtaagagaagacacaaattatcAATGTAGGGAATAAAAATGATGACATTTCTACAGGTcctataaacattaaaaagatatgGAAAAAGGTACCATCTAGGACTaggcaatggagaaggcaatggcaccccactccagtactcttgcctggaaaatcccatggatggaggagcctggtaggctgcagtccatggggtcgctaagagttggatatgactgagtgacgtcactttcacttttcagtctcatgcattggagagggaaatggcaacccactccagtgttgttgcctggagaatcccagggacgggggagcttggtgggctgccgtctatggggtcgcacagagtcggacatgactgaagtgacttagcagtagcaggactAGGCAAAGAGTTCTTAGAGTTGATACCAAAAGCAGTCCATAAAAGAAATGATTGATAAGGTgggcttcattaaaattaaaaacatgttcTGCTAAAGTCTGTGttaagaagatgaaaagagaaactacagatggagaaaatatttgcaagccataTATCCAACAAAATATCATCCAAAAttctaaggaactctcaaaactcaacaattaaaaaaatatccaaTTTGAAAATGGGCTAGAACACATGAACTGACATGTCACCAATAAGCAGATGTAGGTGggaaataagcacatgaaaagatgttcaacatcactatcCTTTATGAAAATGCAAGTTAAAGTCACAATGCCATAGCACCATACACATTTCAAAGGGGCTAAGGTAAAAAATAGTGACCGCACCAAATGCTGATAAGGATGCATAGAAACAGGATCATCCATACACTGCTGGCGAGAAGGTAACATGGCATCGCCATAGCGGGAAATGGGGAGACAGTCTGACAGCTTTTTCTAGGACTCAACACGCAACCACAAGACGACCTACACTGTACTCTAGAGCACTGAAGACATGTTCACAAGAAGACCCTGTGGATACATGTTTATTGCAGCTCCATTCAAAACAGCCCCAGACTGggaacaacccagatgtccttcGAGGGGCAAGTGGTTAAACCGACTGTGGCCCATCCATGTCACGGAATAcctctcagcaataaaaaggagcaGACCAGTGATACGGGCAACAGCATGCATGAACCTGAAGGGAACGATGCTGGGTGAAAAAGCAACCCATCTCCCCCTCAGCCAATCTCATTATGGAGATTCGTCTGCATAATGATACAGACTTTCTCAAACCATCCAGAAGCCCAGGACTTCTTATAGGGAAATCTCACAGTAGAGTCCCCATGATCAGAAGGCAGCTGAGTCTTTGCAGCTGGTGATCAATGAATGAGTGAGTTGTATGTGGCGGGCTCTTGTCCTGAGCTCACCACTCACAGATCCACCAGTGAGAAGGGCACTCCCACCTTCTCCAGCCTACACATATTGAACACATATTGCAAGCTTGCCACAAGGGTAAAGCCCCAGAGCAAGCCAAGTCAGAAACCTTATTCCTCTCCAGGACACTTTACAGGAAAAAGAAGTGGTTAGACCAGCACTGATCCTCGGGCTCTGGTGGCTCGCTCTGGGCTCTGCTTACCTTGTCAGATCTTTGAGAAACATACTCAGGGCTTCAGAAGGTGTGACAGAAAGCCCAAGGGCTGGGCTGGAAAGTTCTATGGCAGGGCTGCCTCCTCATGCACTGCCAGCTCGTCTGGACAGCTCTTTGTCCCCTTATGGCAAACGGAGGAAGACAGGATCATGGTCACCCCCCACAGGACCACTGGGACAGGTGGAACTTAAGAGACAAGGTTGGTTTGCAAGCAGAAGAACTGTGCACCTAACGGGAGTGCTGGTTTGTGtgtggctggggggtgggggcaggaggagagcggGGGTGAGCAGGGCTGGGGCTCTCCGACGGTCAGCACCGCGCTGAACCTGGGCCACTTCCACTCCACCCGCCCGCAGGTGCCTAGGGCAGGAAGGGTTGCTGCTGTGATGGAGGAACTGATTTTACGTTATTTAATTTGCATTAATTTGAGTTTAAATACCAGGAGATGTCAGGACTTGATCCTAACAGATCTTAAGTGTCTGTGTCTTGCTGTTTGTTGCAGATTTTAAACTGAAACAAGCAAATACATTCATTGTGTCCTAATAGTTTAAACAGCAAGTTAAGTGCACAGCTTTCCCTGCTCATGGGGTCTCAGCAGCTCAGGAACGGTCTGAGGGACGTGCTCGGCTCAGCTCCCGCTCGGGGAGGCTCTGCGAACTCAGCAGCCCAGGGCAGATCCAGCCACGGTTTCCTGAGTCCTCGGCTGCGGGCAGTCAAACAGACCTCTGGTCTGCTGTCCGGGTCCccggggcctccctggtggctccgtaATTCCTGGAATAATGATGAGCCTCAGGGCTGTGGTTGCAGGCTGCCGGTCAGCTCTGGGCCAGGTGCCGAAGGCCCCCCAGAAGCAGACCAGAGAGGAGGGCTGAGGGCTGATGGTTTCTTCTGGAGGGGATGGCACGTCtccagggcaggcagggagggagggcgcCATCCAGCTGTGCTGCCGCCCACACAGGCAGGCCACACACTCTGTCCCGGGAGCCCGAGATCCTCAGAATCGTCCCAGCTGGGCAAGGGGGTGGGGATGCAGGCTCCCAACCCCAGGGGCCGTAGTTGGGGCCTCAGAGACTGAGGAGGGGAGATGCGGTCCAGGCCAGGAAGTGCCGACCAGGCCTGGGAACCTCAGGCACAGCTGTGGGTGCTGCTGTGGGTGCAGCTCTTCCAGGGCTGGCCAGGTGGGACTCCTTGGTGAGAACGAGAGCGAAGCAGGAAGCCTGCTTAAGGCCCCACTGCTGAGGGCCCGCAGCTGCAGTCAGGCCTCTGGGCTGCTGCCCCTGCCACATGCAGACCCCTCTCTAGATCTTCTCCGCTCCCTGGGATTGTGCGGAGTGTGTTCAGAGACACAGGGGCCAAGGCTGGGCACAGTGCCCAGCGTGTAGGAGGCACATAAACAGATATTTGTGGGATGAGTGAATAAATGCATGACTACAGTGTGCAGCGGCCCTCACTGTCTCCAGCTTACCTGTCCTCCCTGACCTGTCTCCCAGCTGTAGACTGAGAAGAGCTGCCAGGGTCCTGGTGGCCGGGGGGTGCCAAGGCCCTGCGTGCCCAGCATCTAGACCTCTGCAGCAGAACCAGCAAGGTGGTGCCACCCTTGGGGGGGCCAGCGGGCTTCTCCAGGCCCAGGTGCGGTCCTGCAGGAGCCGCCTGCCCCACAGTGACGTGGGCCATCCAGGTAGCAGGCCCCAAGATGGGCACAGCAGGCAGAGGAAGGCAGAGGGGGTCCAGTGGTGGTGTGAACTGCATGGGGTGGAGCTAGGAGCAGGACCCTCGCCAGCCGAGAGGGCATCTGAACGCTGGGGAGGAAGAACCTCAGGGCAGCGTTAAAGACACAAGGTTCTCCTCCTGGCATCCTCCAAGCTGGGGACAGACAGGTGGCAACCCTGTGCCCACTCTGCCATGTCGGTGCCCATTCAAGACCCTCCCCCACCTGGGAAGGGGCACGAGCTGAAGGTCTGGACCTGGCAGAGACAGCCCACTCCCTGGACAAGCGTGGCCTCAGCTATCCCCTGCATCCTCATGTGGATGGGGAGTGTGGCCCTGGAGCcatcctgctcctgcccctaGGTGGCCTCACCCTCTGGAGTCCCAGAAGCCTGACAAGAAGTATGCTCCAGGCCAGCCCCAAGACGCCCTCAGAGGGGTCTTCTGAGACGGGAGAGAGATCAAAGGCCCCAATGAAAGTAACAACcttttgctttctcttccctTATCTTGTTTTAAACAGCTGCTGCTCATCAATCACCACTTTCGCTTCTGTGATCTTGCTTGCTTGTTGCAGGGGAGGGATCTGAGCTTTTTGAGCTAGAAGTTTCTGGTGTATAAAAGACACCCAGAACAAAGCCAGGACACTCAGCCTTTGGAAGTAACTCTGCCGAGCGGGCACCGGTACTGAATAAACCCTGCTGTtctgtgccggggtccagccccggctgatccagggtattcaaagcggggacggcgtcgacaacctatttatttaaatattttatcaaagatataaagagtaataggatgaggatagctcagtgaggaaatttagtggagaaaagaggctgaataaaattccaaagcagggaatttacgtcacctacgaaggccgcaggcgtcctcccgttctcccaaaggagaggagacactaaggcctccccggtcggatcttagaagcccaggcaaaattagtaggcttgacgagcttccccgcctcagaggaaaaattcagctagaaggtgaaagaaagaacgacatggggagaccaagtttcggtgaacaaggcccgcactttattttccaaaatagttttttataccttaagttgtgcatagaggataatgggggaaggggtggagtcatgcaaggacagcagttcctggtcctaatcaaagccaggctttcaaacttatcatatgcaaaagttcaggtgatttacatcatcttctggccaggaggcctgttaacattttaaggaacttatttttctctaaaggtgattattccaaagtcaggcaccagcctccaaaaaagcattggacaaagctgcattcctatagggcaaaggtgaggtgggctcaatcaagaaaagaattaactcaagggtccaaggttacaaacattgaggctactacttacatttccatacacccattatatcaatcaatacaccgccaaggacacagtaggtaaggggtatggagacttagcagcaaacattggctcaataagtgaaaaacccctcaccaatacaatttctaatcaatcttttaactactcaaaggaatctgtttttagacagtttagaacatctcatgcctctcacagttgggaggctctgaacaatcacatgtggccggaaaaacctattcaggcaggctagaggatttccaaaggagtttgtaggttgaaacactgtcagacccaggaattattaactggagctgtaagctaactcttttttcagagagaggtagtcggggacagccccccgtaaagtcagaggtgtaggtgaaagcacaaagcagaaagtaggcagactctggttttgggggtagatgctcgagaattttcagggggactcctgaggctcgatcccacctttgcgtatgccgagcctccttcctcatgacctttgccatgggcggagctcgctccccacagTTCTGCATCTTTGAGTGCCGCTTGTCTCTTTCCGACGCCACGGTTTCTATAACACTCCCAGTCCTGAACTGGAGCGTCAGTCCACTCCACTCCCCGAGGTTTGATGGAACCCTGAGGGCCGTGTGGTCTCTGCCAGGGGAAGGGGTTGCTAACAATAAAGCAGCCATTATTTACCAGCCAAATGGGTTTATTCGGGAACAGCAAAGGATCGCAATTTGGGATTGGCAAAGAACGCAGCTCTGGTGAGCTATACGCACTGCACGTCTAGAAAACCAAAGACGAACCGCTtttgcagaggagaaggggagaggggaggggccgTTATGAACCAAACGTCCACTGGAGGAAACTGGGAGTTCACACCGAggtggcttttcattggctgtgCTGCTGCCGGGCGGGGAGAAAATCTTCCTTCCTCCTGCTGGTCTGAGTCACCGCCCGCCAGAGAGGCGAGGTAGATGTCTTCCTGTCAGGACCTGCACTGACCTTGAAGACGACGTGCCGGGCGCAAGTGCTCCTACAGGAGCTGCCTGCCCCACCGCGACCCAGGCCGTCCAATTCAGTGACTTTCCCTTTGCTACTCTCACTGCTGGTGGTGAACCAGGCTCAGCTCCACACCCCACTGGTGCACAGCTTCTGGCAGCGACACTGCCTGCCACACTCCCACTTTGCCAGCAGGGGGTGCTGGAAGGAGCTGGACGCTGGAAGGTAGGAGCTTGCCTCTGACTTGGCTGTTCCTTCGCATTACATTTAACAGGATAACGGAGAGTGAAATTCCCCGGCCAGGCTCTGCCCAGGGTGTGCCAAAGTTTCCATGACGTGCTGCTGCAACAGAACCCAAGGGCACAGTCTCAGACAGGGAGCCTCTCTCATGCACCACTTCCTGGAGGCCTTGGCCCCTGCTCTGGTTGATGAGCTTCCTGGCCCACCTCCAGGGCCCCCATTCCGTGACTCAGCCCCAACCTGCAGGGAGGGAGTGCCAGGCTGTCCTGGGTGTGCCGCACAGGATGCTAGCTGCTGGGACACCCCTGTTTATCCAGTTTATCACCCTCCCGCTCCTGGAAAATACCAGCTGCCCACGCTCAGGGGCCCAGGCGTCCTAGCACCCTGGCTCCTTGCTGCCCAGACCAGCTGGAACTGGAGCACCTGCCCACCCAGAATGGGGGGACCCAGAGGGAATGATCTCATCCTGCAGCTCGCTCTGTCTCACCTTGGAAGGAGGCATCTGGGACAGTCCTGTCCACGTGGACACTCAGAGAACCCCGCCCCAAGACAGGGGTCCTTAGGGATAGGTATGGAGAAGCTGAAATTGTCCTTGCTGCGGGAAAACAGAAGGCTGCAGTGCTGGGAGCAGGGGCCAGGCTCTgtgagaaggaagggagggaggaggcgaGACTGGTCAGGGCGGGTGCCAGAGTCACTCAGGACACATGGCTTTCTGCTCAGGACACTCCAGGACCCACCAGCCTGAACTCTCCACTGACTGCTTAAGCCCTTTGTGAGGTACCTGGTGCCCCTGAGCAAGCCagccttcctctcctttcccagCACTCTGCTCATGAGCCCTAAGACGAGAAGAGTTTCCATTCTTTGTGGCCAGGACTAAGGCTCAGCGTgtgaccagggtcagggctcagaCTGGGACCAGGGTCAGGGCCCAGAGTgggaccagggtcagggctcagagtgggaccagggtcagggctcagagcgtgtgaccagggtcagggctcagagcgtgtgaccagggtcagggctcagaCTGGGACCAGGGTCAGGGCCCAGAGTgggaccagggtcagggctcaggAGACTCCTTGCTGGAATAGACATAGGAACACCCTCTTCCCAACCTCTGAACTCTGGGGGGTCCGAATCCCACCTGGGACCTCACTGCCCCTTGCCCAGCACGGGGTGGGAGGTTGGGTAGGAAGcagggaaggggcaggagcaggcctCAGCCCCCTGTTTATGGGGAGGCCCTGGGCTTTGTCCCTGGGCCAAGGTCTTTTCCCAGATGTGGGATCAAGCTCCTCTGGGCAGTGTCCAGCCTCGGGCCTCACTGTCACCTTAGCCTCCTCGCCTGCCCCACAGGTGTGCGGGGCAGGATGCTCCAAGGCTCCTCTCAGCCGCtctggggagaggagggcagtgccagcctgaggaggccttatgtTAACTGGCCTGTGCTGAGAGTCTAAGCCTTAACGGGAGAGCACCCAGCTTGTAGAAGAGTGAGTTTTAGATGCCTTCTGGGTAGACTCTCCCCCTACCCCAGCCCCTGGGTGAACA
The genomic region above belongs to Bos taurus isolate L1 Dominette 01449 registration number 42190680 breed Hereford chromosome 14, ARS-UCD2.0, whole genome shotgun sequence and contains:
- the LOC100848939 gene encoding uncharacterized protein, encoding MATTSSVRNFAGCPGLPAQPQGQTAVGSPEGKAQSSPGATQSLCPTSVARVSDPLFPLPAAGSGAPRAPSGLRKERRPDRWPCEGGEGEASFGQAPGPRTSDTATRWIPRARAAGTRRAPRLREQKGLAQDDLSLAPAPSTAAFCFPAARTISASPYLSLRTPVLGRGSLSVHVDRTVPDASFQAARHGNFGTPWAEPGRGISLSVILLNVMRRNSQVRGKLLPSSVQLLPAPPAGKVGVWQAVSLPEAVHQWGVELSLVHHQQ